Proteins encoded together in one Cellulomonas gilvus ATCC 13127 window:
- a CDS encoding potassium transporter TrkG yields the protein MALLSVAAVVASTIAIAMTSRYSLDQILFEVVSAFATVGLSTGITADLHPGHQLVLVVVMFAGRLGPVTLASALVLREHGRLFRRPEGRPLIG from the coding sequence GTGGCCCTGCTCAGCGTCGCCGCGGTGGTCGCCTCCACGATCGCGATCGCGATGACCAGTCGCTACAGCCTCGACCAGATCCTGTTCGAGGTCGTCTCGGCCTTCGCGACCGTCGGGCTGTCCACCGGCATCACCGCCGACCTGCATCCGGGCCACCAGCTCGTCCTGGTCGTCGTGATGTTCGCGGGGCGGCTCGGACCGGTCACCCTGGCGTCCGCGCTCGTCCTGCGTGAGCACGGGCGGTTGTTCCGGCGTCCGGAGGGACGGCCGCTGATCGGCTGA
- a CDS encoding ABC transporter permease: protein MIRAAWEVETLKLRRSAVARTTAAVLILGTGAATALFTAVGLGGGDGQMALKVRPMLQGEGWHAYLGMLAQILSVATLLAVGVVAAWTVGREFAEGTVTGLWALPTSPASVVLAKLVAVLGGAVLCGFAAVLVSIPLGCAIGLGAPGADAARGAGRALVVTLLTALLSLPVAWVASRWRGYLPGVGALLGLVVVTQIATVAGAGAWFPWAAPGLWAGMGGSEAAADVTGLQLWAAVPVGAVALAATTMWWSRAELC, encoded by the coding sequence ATGATCCGCGCGGCGTGGGAGGTCGAGACCCTCAAGCTCCGGCGGTCGGCGGTCGCGCGGACCACGGCCGCCGTCCTGATTCTCGGCACCGGTGCGGCCACCGCGCTGTTCACCGCGGTGGGCCTCGGCGGCGGCGACGGGCAGATGGCCCTCAAGGTGCGACCGATGCTGCAGGGCGAGGGCTGGCACGCCTACCTCGGGATGCTCGCCCAGATCCTGTCGGTCGCGACGCTCCTCGCCGTGGGTGTCGTCGCCGCATGGACGGTCGGGCGTGAGTTCGCCGAGGGCACGGTCACCGGGCTGTGGGCGCTGCCCACCTCACCGGCGTCCGTGGTGCTCGCCAAGCTCGTTGCCGTCCTGGGCGGCGCGGTGCTGTGCGGGTTCGCGGCGGTGCTGGTCTCGATCCCCCTCGGATGTGCCATCGGGCTCGGGGCGCCCGGTGCCGACGCCGCGCGCGGTGCGGGCCGCGCGCTCGTCGTGACGCTGCTGACTGCGCTGCTGAGCCTCCCGGTCGCGTGGGTCGCGTCCCGCTGGCGGGGATACCTGCCGGGCGTCGGCGCGTTGCTCGGCCTGGTCGTGGTCACGCAGATCGCGACCGTGGCCGGAGCGGGCGCGTGGTTCCCGTGGGCCGCACCCGGCCTCTGGGCCGGGATGGGCGGGAGCGAGGCCGCCGCGGACGTGACCGGCCTCCAGCTGTGGGCGGCGGTGCCCGTCGGAGCCGTGGCTCTCGCGGCGACGACGATGTGGTGGTCACGCGCCGAGCTGTGCTGA
- a CDS encoding VOC family protein, protein MAIARYPVTVLDCPDPASLATFYARLLDWTVEAEEDGSWAHIRADYGQSLAFQKVEGYTPPRWPGQDVPQQLHLDLDVDDLDAGEAAVLALGATKAEHQPGESFRVFLDPAGHPFCLCVG, encoded by the coding sequence ATGGCTATCGCGCGCTACCCCGTCACGGTCCTCGACTGCCCGGACCCCGCCTCGCTCGCCACGTTCTACGCCCGCCTGCTCGACTGGACGGTCGAGGCCGAGGAGGACGGCAGCTGGGCGCACATCCGGGCCGACTACGGCCAGAGCCTCGCGTTCCAGAAGGTCGAGGGGTACACCCCGCCCCGCTGGCCGGGCCAGGACGTCCCGCAGCAGCTCCACCTGGACCTCGACGTCGACGACCTGGACGCCGGCGAAGCAGCCGTGCTCGCGCTGGGCGCGACCAAGGCCGAGCACCAGCCGGGCGAGTCGTTCCGCGTGTTCCTCGACCCCGCGGGTCACCCGTTCTGCCTCTGCGTCGGCTGA
- a CDS encoding TetR/AcrR family transcriptional regulator — protein sequence MGRRPSTRERLQAAALDLFLAQGYEETTVNQVAQAAGVSHMTFFRHFPTKEDVVLDDPYDEVIAGAVRAQDRGLPVVERVRCGILAAWAALPEPSAAQARARVGLVARTPRLRARAAENNRRTASLICEALVADGAAPVDAAVAAAACLAALMEALLLWGAQPDSGDLGTLIRRALDVLAVGADAGGRAVASAGPA from the coding sequence ATGGGACGCCGACCGAGCACGCGTGAACGTCTGCAGGCGGCTGCACTCGACCTGTTCCTGGCCCAGGGGTACGAGGAGACGACGGTCAACCAGGTCGCCCAGGCGGCCGGCGTCTCCCACATGACGTTCTTCCGCCACTTCCCCACGAAGGAGGACGTCGTCCTGGACGATCCCTACGACGAGGTGATCGCGGGAGCCGTGCGCGCCCAGGACCGCGGGCTGCCCGTGGTCGAGCGTGTCCGGTGCGGGATCCTCGCCGCGTGGGCTGCACTGCCGGAGCCGAGCGCTGCCCAGGCCCGGGCGCGCGTCGGCCTGGTCGCCCGGACTCCCCGGCTCCGTGCGCGAGCGGCGGAGAACAACCGCCGTACCGCGAGCCTGATCTGCGAGGCCCTCGTCGCCGACGGAGCGGCGCCGGTGGACGCGGCCGTCGCCGCGGCCGCGTGCCTCGCGGCGCTCATGGAGGCGCTGCTGCTCTGGGGTGCACAGCCGGACAGCGGCGATCTGGGGACGCTCATCCGGCGCGCGCTCGACGTCCTGGCCGTGGGCGCCGACGCGGGCGGACGCGCCGTCGCGAGCGCAGGCCCGGCGTGA
- a CDS encoding ABC transporter ATP-binding protein gives MTVVPAGTGAAPAGRPLLRASGLARAFGDERALDGVDLSVRAGEIHALVGLNGAGKSTLMRLALGMLRPGAGTVAVRHPDGRMLPPWRAPKELWAGVGHLVETPSAYPELTVVQAVICAARLRGLEPSAAAAAAADVVDRLALTHWAGRRAGVLSLGNRQRLGLACASVHRPGLLVLDEPTNALDPSGVVVVRRWLREARDAGAGVLVSSHHLDEVARTADRISVLHHGRVIGGLPPGGVDLERQFFAMVYAVDQAEGRA, from the coding sequence GTGACCGTGGTTCCCGCCGGCACAGGCGCCGCCCCGGCCGGCCGGCCGCTGCTGCGGGCATCCGGGCTGGCGCGCGCCTTCGGCGACGAACGTGCGCTCGACGGCGTCGACCTGTCCGTGCGGGCAGGGGAGATCCACGCGCTCGTCGGGCTGAACGGCGCGGGCAAGTCCACCCTCATGCGCCTGGCGCTCGGGATGCTGCGGCCGGGTGCGGGGACCGTCGCCGTGCGGCACCCCGACGGCCGGATGCTGCCGCCCTGGCGGGCACCGAAGGAGCTGTGGGCCGGGGTCGGGCACCTCGTCGAGACGCCGAGCGCGTACCCGGAGCTGACGGTGGTGCAGGCGGTGATCTGTGCCGCGCGCCTGCGCGGCCTGGAGCCGTCCGCGGCCGCCGCGGCCGCCGCGGACGTGGTCGACCGCCTCGCGCTCACGCACTGGGCCGGCCGGCGGGCCGGGGTGTTGTCGCTCGGCAACCGCCAGCGGCTCGGCCTGGCGTGCGCGAGCGTGCACCGTCCGGGCCTCCTGGTCCTCGACGAGCCGACCAACGCGCTCGACCCGTCGGGTGTGGTCGTCGTCCGGCGATGGCTGCGTGAGGCGCGTGACGCCGGTGCAGGGGTCCTGGTCTCCAGCCATCACCTCGACGAGGTGGCCCGCACGGCCGACCGGATCAGCGTCCTGCACCACGGGCGGGTGATCGGCGGGCTGCCTCCGGGTGGCGTCGACCTCGAGCGGCAGTTCTTCGCGATGGTGTACGCCGTCGATCAGGCGGAGGGCCGGGCATGA
- a CDS encoding GNAT family N-acetyltransferase, producing MPAPLHRHAARELDAVPLNVGFARAVVEGTVAGGLWSDRHDHPRAFHAVHPYGMSLVWGEAVDEAVEHVLAHLRSRTAGEWLQVDPRSDVDWVAALEAVPLDEHAGPGRVVAHTRVNFAFDRAAFTAARLGLTAPSGWRARPATAADFTLPGAVVPSGFWPDAPTFLARGGGWVVASAQTVGAIAFTSYRVADEVEVGIETAAAWRRRGLAAAAAAAMIEDLLARGLTPVWSCREDNVASLRLAVALGFRPTLRVPYLRIPPRA from the coding sequence ATGCCCGCACCGCTGCACCGCCACGCCGCGCGCGAGCTCGACGCGGTCCCCCTCAACGTCGGCTTCGCGCGGGCGGTCGTCGAGGGCACCGTCGCCGGTGGTCTGTGGTCAGACCGGCACGACCACCCCCGCGCGTTCCACGCCGTGCACCCGTACGGCATGTCGCTGGTGTGGGGCGAGGCCGTCGACGAGGCCGTGGAGCACGTGCTGGCCCACCTGCGCTCACGCACCGCGGGCGAATGGCTGCAGGTGGACCCCCGCAGCGACGTCGACTGGGTGGCCGCGCTCGAGGCCGTGCCGCTGGACGAGCACGCCGGCCCCGGCCGCGTGGTGGCCCACACGCGCGTCAACTTCGCGTTCGACCGCGCGGCCTTCACGGCGGCCCGGCTCGGGCTGACGGCTCCGTCCGGGTGGCGCGCACGCCCCGCGACGGCGGCCGACTTCACGCTGCCCGGCGCCGTGGTGCCCAGCGGGTTCTGGCCCGACGCGCCCACGTTCCTGGCCCGCGGCGGCGGCTGGGTGGTCGCGTCGGCGCAGACCGTGGGCGCGATCGCGTTCACGTCCTACCGCGTGGCCGACGAGGTGGAGGTCGGCATCGAGACGGCCGCCGCCTGGCGCCGCCGCGGGCTGGCCGCCGCCGCTGCCGCGGCGATGATCGAGGACCTGCTGGCCCGCGGTCTGACGCCCGTGTGGTCGTGCCGTGAGGACAACGTCGCATCGCTGCGCCTGGCGGTCGCGCTCGGCTTCCGTCCGACGCTGCGCGTTCCGTACCTCCGGATCCCGCCCCGCGCCTGA